From a single Micromonospora sp. WMMD1102 genomic region:
- a CDS encoding D-alanine--D-alanine ligase family protein, with product MTTPGKTRVAIVFGGRSTEHAISCVSAGSILGALDPDEYDVVPVGITRAGQWVLTDGDPARFAITDRQLPEITAAAGSTVVLPADPTGDGLMVLDPAQGPQALAGVDVVFPALHGAYGEDGTIQGLLEMAGIPYVGANVFASAAAMDKEFTKKLAVAEGIPVGPYVVLRSGVSLTEEDKERLGLPVFVKPSRAGSSVGITKVSDWADLDDAVALARQIDPKVLVEAAIIGREIECGVLEAEAGGGPEASLLAEIRVAEHEFYDFEAKYLDASDFDIPAVLPDRVTRQVQEYACRTFTALDCAGLARVDFFVTPELDVYLNEINTMPGFTPTSMFPQMWAATGLEYPKLVNRLIRTALRRGTGLH from the coding sequence GTGACCACCCCAGGCAAGACCCGCGTGGCCATCGTCTTCGGCGGTCGCAGCACGGAGCACGCGATCTCCTGCGTCAGCGCCGGCAGCATCCTCGGCGCCCTCGACCCGGACGAGTACGACGTCGTGCCGGTGGGGATCACCCGGGCCGGCCAGTGGGTGCTCACCGACGGCGACCCGGCCCGGTTCGCCATCACCGACCGGCAACTGCCGGAGATCACCGCGGCGGCCGGCTCCACCGTGGTGCTGCCGGCCGACCCGACCGGGGACGGCCTGATGGTGCTGGACCCCGCACAGGGTCCCCAGGCACTCGCCGGCGTCGACGTCGTCTTCCCGGCCCTGCACGGCGCGTACGGCGAGGACGGCACCATCCAGGGGCTGCTGGAGATGGCCGGCATCCCGTACGTCGGTGCGAACGTCTTCGCCTCGGCGGCGGCCATGGACAAGGAGTTCACCAAGAAGCTGGCGGTCGCCGAGGGCATCCCGGTCGGGCCGTACGTGGTGCTGCGCAGCGGGGTCAGCCTGACCGAGGAGGACAAGGAACGGCTCGGGCTGCCGGTCTTCGTCAAGCCGTCCCGGGCGGGTTCGTCGGTCGGGATCACGAAGGTCTCCGACTGGGCGGATCTCGACGACGCGGTCGCGCTGGCCCGGCAGATCGACCCGAAGGTGCTGGTCGAGGCGGCGATCATCGGCCGGGAGATCGAGTGCGGGGTGCTGGAGGCCGAGGCGGGTGGCGGCCCGGAGGCGTCGCTGCTGGCCGAGATCCGGGTGGCCGAGCACGAGTTCTACGACTTCGAGGCGAAGTACCTCGACGCCAGCGACTTCGACATCCCGGCCGTCCTGCCGGACCGGGTGACCAGGCAGGTGCAGGAGTACGCCTGCCGTACGTTCACCGCGCTGGACTGCGCCGGGCTGGCCCGGGTCGACTTCTTCGTCACGCCGGAGTTGGACGTCTATCTCAACGAGATCAACACCATGCCCGGGTTCACGCCCACCTCGATGTTCCCGCAGATGTGGGCGGCGACCGGGCTGGAGTACCCCAAACTGGTCAACCGGCTGATCCGGACCGCGCTGCGTCGAGGCACCGGTCTGCATTGA